One region of Tachysurus fulvidraco isolate hzauxx_2018 chromosome 9, HZAU_PFXX_2.0, whole genome shotgun sequence genomic DNA includes:
- the LOC113639149 gene encoding deoxynucleoside triphosphate triphosphohydrolase SAMHD1-like isoform X3, translated as MATGTSESTETSIQLESKQMATENYKIFNDSVHGHIRLHPLLVKIIDTPEFQRLRNIKQLGGGYFVFPGASHNRFEHSIGVAHLAGELVRSLRGHGEEITKQDELCVQIAGLCHDLGHGPFSHVFETFMKEAKPELNWKHEQASIKMFEQLINNRMNGKTIKEIMDGYGLDEQDIMFIEELIFGPNPPTERNNQLPMQHADPNWCYKGRPKEKSYLYEIVANKTTGIDVDKMDYFSRDCLHLGMKSNFSHERYMTFARVCTTENNEKKICMRDKEALNMYELFHVRYLLHQNAYQHRVTKAIERMIIDALLAAEHADFKLDDKKISETVSDMRTYLKLTDNILDDIKHDVSPQNANAKEIIERIVRRDLYKFVDSKLYGKFNLKLVARSQRWLDLFGDLVARSQRWLDLFGDFRVTVSFIKPAVFQEAKVFRFYTKSTAHGLNDEQLDELWHIIERRNQHQQDN; from the exons ATGGCTACAGGAACAAGTGAG TCCACCGAAACAAGTATTCAGCTTGAAAGCAAACAAATGGCTACAGAAAATTACAAG ATCTTCAATGACTCTGTCCATGGCCATATCAGGCTGCATCCCCTGCTGGTTAAAATCATTGACACACCAGAGTTTCAGCGTCTGAGAAATATCAAGCAGCTAGGAGGCGGCTATTTTGTTTTTCCAGGAGCTTCTCACAACCGCTTTGAGCATTCCATCGG TGTGGCTCATCTAGCAGGAGAACTTGTGCGGAGTCTGAGAGGTCATGGAGAGGAGATAACTAAACAAGATGAACTCTGTGTTCAGATTGCAGGATTGTGTCATGACCTGG GTCATGGCCCTTTCTCTCATGTATTTGAGACCTTCATGAAGGAGGCAAAGCCAGAATTAAATTGGAAG CATGAACAAGCATCAATCAAAATGTTTGAACAACTGATCAATAACAGAATGAATGGCAAAACAATTAAGGAAATCATGGATGGATATGGACTTGATGAACAAGACATTATGTTTATCGAGGAGCTCATCTTTGGCCCAAATCCACCTACTGAGAGGAACAATCAACTGCCAATGCAACATGCAGATCCAAat TGGTGCTACAAAGGAAGACCAAAGGAGAAGTCCTACTTGTATGAGATTGTGGCCAATAAAACCACAGGTATCGATGTCGACAAAATGGATTATTTCAGTAG AGATTGCCTCCATCTGGGAATGAAAAGCAACTTCTCCCATGAGCGCTACATGACGTTTGCACGGGTTTGCACCACTGAGAACAACGAAAAGAAGATCTGCATGAGAGATAAG gaaGCACTGAATATGTACGAACTCTTTCACGTTCGCTACCTGCTTCACCAAAACGCCTACCAACACAGGGTTACAAAAGCAATTGAAAGGAT GATTATTGATGCACTTTTGGCAGCTGAACATGCAGACTTTAAGCTGGATGACAAGAAAATCTCTGAGACTGTATCTGACATGAGAACATACCTGAAACTCACAG ATAACATTCTTGATGATATTAAACATGATGTTTCACcacaaaatgcaaatgcaaaagaGATCATTGAGAGAATTGTGAGACGCGATCTTTACAAATTCGTTGATAGCAAACTATACGGAAAGTTTAATTTG aaaCTGGTGGCTAGATCTCAAAGGTGGCTAGATCTCTTTGGAGATCTGGTGGCTAGATCTCAAAGGTGGCTAGATCTCTTTGGAGACTTCAGAGTCACA GTCTCTTTCATTAAGCCAGCAGTCTTTCAGGAAGCCAAGGTCTTTCGGTTCTACACGAAAAGCACTGCCCACGGCCTAAATGATGAGCAGCTTGACGAGTTATGGCACATAATAGAAAGAAGAAACCAGCACCAGCAAGACAATTGa
- the LOC113639149 gene encoding deoxynucleoside triphosphate triphosphohydrolase SAMHD1-like isoform X2, with amino-acid sequence MATENYKIFNDSVHGHIRLHPLLVKIIDTPEFQRLRNIKQLGGGYFVFPGASHNRFEHSIGVAHLAGELVRSLRGHGEEITKQDELCVQIAGLCHDLGHGPFSHVFETFMKEAKPELNWKHEQASIKMFEQLINNRMNGKTIKEIMDGYGLDEQDIMFIEELIFGPNPPTERNNQLPMQHADPNWCYKGRPKEKSYLYEIVANKTTGIDVDKMDYFSRDCLHLGMKSNFSHERYMTFARVCTTENNEKKICMRDKEALNMYELFHVRYLLHQNAYQHRVTKAIERMIIDALLAAEHADFKLDDKKISETVSDMRTYLKLTDNILDDIKHDVSPQNANAKEIIERIVRRDLYKFVDSKLYGKFNLKLVARSQRWLDLFGDLVARSQRWLDLFGDFRVTVINFDYGQGENNPIDSLWFYRRDNVRKAITLSPDEVSFIKPAVFQEAKVFRFYTKSTAHGLNDEQLDELWHIIERRNQHQQDN; translated from the exons ATGGCTACAGAAAATTACAAG ATCTTCAATGACTCTGTCCATGGCCATATCAGGCTGCATCCCCTGCTGGTTAAAATCATTGACACACCAGAGTTTCAGCGTCTGAGAAATATCAAGCAGCTAGGAGGCGGCTATTTTGTTTTTCCAGGAGCTTCTCACAACCGCTTTGAGCATTCCATCGG TGTGGCTCATCTAGCAGGAGAACTTGTGCGGAGTCTGAGAGGTCATGGAGAGGAGATAACTAAACAAGATGAACTCTGTGTTCAGATTGCAGGATTGTGTCATGACCTGG GTCATGGCCCTTTCTCTCATGTATTTGAGACCTTCATGAAGGAGGCAAAGCCAGAATTAAATTGGAAG CATGAACAAGCATCAATCAAAATGTTTGAACAACTGATCAATAACAGAATGAATGGCAAAACAATTAAGGAAATCATGGATGGATATGGACTTGATGAACAAGACATTATGTTTATCGAGGAGCTCATCTTTGGCCCAAATCCACCTACTGAGAGGAACAATCAACTGCCAATGCAACATGCAGATCCAAat TGGTGCTACAAAGGAAGACCAAAGGAGAAGTCCTACTTGTATGAGATTGTGGCCAATAAAACCACAGGTATCGATGTCGACAAAATGGATTATTTCAGTAG AGATTGCCTCCATCTGGGAATGAAAAGCAACTTCTCCCATGAGCGCTACATGACGTTTGCACGGGTTTGCACCACTGAGAACAACGAAAAGAAGATCTGCATGAGAGATAAG gaaGCACTGAATATGTACGAACTCTTTCACGTTCGCTACCTGCTTCACCAAAACGCCTACCAACACAGGGTTACAAAAGCAATTGAAAGGAT GATTATTGATGCACTTTTGGCAGCTGAACATGCAGACTTTAAGCTGGATGACAAGAAAATCTCTGAGACTGTATCTGACATGAGAACATACCTGAAACTCACAG ATAACATTCTTGATGATATTAAACATGATGTTTCACcacaaaatgcaaatgcaaaagaGATCATTGAGAGAATTGTGAGACGCGATCTTTACAAATTCGTTGATAGCAAACTATACGGAAAGTTTAATTTG aaaCTGGTGGCTAGATCTCAAAGGTGGCTAGATCTCTTTGGAGATCTGGTGGCTAGATCTCAAAGGTGGCTAGATCTCTTTGGAGACTTCAGAGTCACA GTAATTAACTTTGATTACGGGCAGGGAGAGAACAATCCCATCGATTCTTTGTGGTTCTATAGAAGAGACAATGTCAGGAAAGCCATAACGCTGAGTCCAGATGAG GTCTCTTTCATTAAGCCAGCAGTCTTTCAGGAAGCCAAGGTCTTTCGGTTCTACACGAAAAGCACTGCCCACGGCCTAAATGATGAGCAGCTTGACGAGTTATGGCACATAATAGAAAGAAGAAACCAGCACCAGCAAGACAATTGa
- the LOC113639149 gene encoding deoxynucleoside triphosphate triphosphohydrolase SAMHD1-like isoform X1: MATGTSESTETSIQLESKQMATENYKIFNDSVHGHIRLHPLLVKIIDTPEFQRLRNIKQLGGGYFVFPGASHNRFEHSIGVAHLAGELVRSLRGHGEEITKQDELCVQIAGLCHDLGHGPFSHVFETFMKEAKPELNWKHEQASIKMFEQLINNRMNGKTIKEIMDGYGLDEQDIMFIEELIFGPNPPTERNNQLPMQHADPNWCYKGRPKEKSYLYEIVANKTTGIDVDKMDYFSRDCLHLGMKSNFSHERYMTFARVCTTENNEKKICMRDKEALNMYELFHVRYLLHQNAYQHRVTKAIERMIIDALLAAEHADFKLDDKKISETVSDMRTYLKLTDNILDDIKHDVSPQNANAKEIIERIVRRDLYKFVDSKLYGKFNLKLVARSQRWLDLFGDLVARSQRWLDLFGDFRVTVINFDYGQGENNPIDSLWFYRRDNVRKAITLSPDEVSFIKPAVFQEAKVFRFYTKSTAHGLNDEQLDELWHIIERRNQHQQDN, translated from the exons ATGGCTACAGGAACAAGTGAG TCCACCGAAACAAGTATTCAGCTTGAAAGCAAACAAATGGCTACAGAAAATTACAAG ATCTTCAATGACTCTGTCCATGGCCATATCAGGCTGCATCCCCTGCTGGTTAAAATCATTGACACACCAGAGTTTCAGCGTCTGAGAAATATCAAGCAGCTAGGAGGCGGCTATTTTGTTTTTCCAGGAGCTTCTCACAACCGCTTTGAGCATTCCATCGG TGTGGCTCATCTAGCAGGAGAACTTGTGCGGAGTCTGAGAGGTCATGGAGAGGAGATAACTAAACAAGATGAACTCTGTGTTCAGATTGCAGGATTGTGTCATGACCTGG GTCATGGCCCTTTCTCTCATGTATTTGAGACCTTCATGAAGGAGGCAAAGCCAGAATTAAATTGGAAG CATGAACAAGCATCAATCAAAATGTTTGAACAACTGATCAATAACAGAATGAATGGCAAAACAATTAAGGAAATCATGGATGGATATGGACTTGATGAACAAGACATTATGTTTATCGAGGAGCTCATCTTTGGCCCAAATCCACCTACTGAGAGGAACAATCAACTGCCAATGCAACATGCAGATCCAAat TGGTGCTACAAAGGAAGACCAAAGGAGAAGTCCTACTTGTATGAGATTGTGGCCAATAAAACCACAGGTATCGATGTCGACAAAATGGATTATTTCAGTAG AGATTGCCTCCATCTGGGAATGAAAAGCAACTTCTCCCATGAGCGCTACATGACGTTTGCACGGGTTTGCACCACTGAGAACAACGAAAAGAAGATCTGCATGAGAGATAAG gaaGCACTGAATATGTACGAACTCTTTCACGTTCGCTACCTGCTTCACCAAAACGCCTACCAACACAGGGTTACAAAAGCAATTGAAAGGAT GATTATTGATGCACTTTTGGCAGCTGAACATGCAGACTTTAAGCTGGATGACAAGAAAATCTCTGAGACTGTATCTGACATGAGAACATACCTGAAACTCACAG ATAACATTCTTGATGATATTAAACATGATGTTTCACcacaaaatgcaaatgcaaaagaGATCATTGAGAGAATTGTGAGACGCGATCTTTACAAATTCGTTGATAGCAAACTATACGGAAAGTTTAATTTG aaaCTGGTGGCTAGATCTCAAAGGTGGCTAGATCTCTTTGGAGATCTGGTGGCTAGATCTCAAAGGTGGCTAGATCTCTTTGGAGACTTCAGAGTCACA GTAATTAACTTTGATTACGGGCAGGGAGAGAACAATCCCATCGATTCTTTGTGGTTCTATAGAAGAGACAATGTCAGGAAAGCCATAACGCTGAGTCCAGATGAG GTCTCTTTCATTAAGCCAGCAGTCTTTCAGGAAGCCAAGGTCTTTCGGTTCTACACGAAAAGCACTGCCCACGGCCTAAATGATGAGCAGCTTGACGAGTTATGGCACATAATAGAAAGAAGAAACCAGCACCAGCAAGACAATTGa